One genomic segment of Caldimonas brevitalea includes these proteins:
- a CDS encoding transglycosylase SLT domain-containing protein, whose translation MKHLLLRHGSILGLAAGLFATGCATGPISGPGAVSQSAPAPSNPAPAPVAKPSEAALNALAPAPQPASGDAAVIVPDADVGSSSTPTSAEPPAPDDIAVPDLWVRIRKGFAMPNLDNDLVHDRAQWYAARPDYLQRMTERASRYLFHIVEEVESRGMPTELALLPFIESAFNPQAMSVAKASGMWQFIPSTGRHFELRQNIFRDERRDVLASTRAALDYLAKLHGMFGDWHLALAAYNWGEGSVQRAIARNQKDGLPTDYASLRMPAETRYYVPKLQAIKNIIAKPADYNVTLASIENHPYFLTVAIQRDMDVDLAVRLAGLAKDEFRALNPQMNQPVILAAGTPQILLPYDNARKFIRNLADHKGPLASWTAWVVPKTMRPSVAAKQVGMTEKELRELNKIPPFMLIKGGSTLLVERHAVKHHRDVSAEVADNAVMALAPDVPPAKRTVVRAGSRDSVASIARRYRLDAAQVARWNHVSPSSRFKRGEQVVVYLTPKRGAATRTASTRTAAAKQTRAVAQKRPSAAAAKGRTAKANKSTGKSRVKVARN comes from the coding sequence ATGAAGCATCTCCTGCTGCGCCACGGCTCCATCCTCGGCCTGGCGGCCGGCCTTTTCGCCACCGGCTGTGCCACCGGCCCCATCTCCGGCCCCGGCGCCGTCTCGCAGAGTGCTCCCGCGCCGTCGAATCCCGCTCCTGCGCCTGTCGCCAAACCGAGCGAAGCCGCCCTCAACGCGCTGGCGCCCGCGCCGCAGCCGGCCAGCGGCGACGCTGCCGTCATCGTGCCCGATGCCGACGTCGGCTCCAGCTCGACGCCCACCTCCGCCGAGCCGCCCGCCCCGGACGACATCGCGGTGCCCGACTTGTGGGTGCGCATCCGCAAGGGCTTCGCGATGCCCAACCTCGACAACGACCTGGTGCACGACCGCGCCCAGTGGTATGCGGCGCGGCCCGACTATCTGCAGCGCATGACCGAGCGCGCCAGCCGCTACCTGTTCCACATCGTCGAAGAAGTCGAATCGCGCGGCATGCCCACCGAGCTGGCGCTGCTGCCCTTCATCGAAAGTGCCTTCAACCCGCAGGCGATGTCGGTCGCCAAGGCGTCGGGCATGTGGCAGTTCATTCCGTCGACCGGCCGCCACTTCGAACTGCGGCAGAACATCTTCCGCGACGAGCGGCGTGACGTGCTGGCGTCGACGCGTGCCGCGCTCGACTACCTGGCCAAGCTGCACGGCATGTTCGGCGACTGGCATCTGGCGCTGGCAGCCTACAACTGGGGCGAAGGCAGCGTGCAGCGGGCCATCGCGCGCAACCAGAAAGACGGCCTGCCGACCGACTACGCCAGCCTGCGCATGCCGGCCGAAACGCGCTACTACGTGCCCAAGCTGCAGGCGATCAAGAACATCATCGCCAAGCCGGCCGACTACAACGTCACGCTCGCGTCGATCGAGAACCACCCCTATTTCCTGACCGTCGCCATCCAGCGCGACATGGACGTCGACCTGGCGGTGCGGCTCGCCGGCCTCGCCAAGGACGAGTTCCGCGCGCTGAACCCGCAGATGAACCAGCCGGTCATCCTGGCCGCCGGCACGCCCCAGATCCTGCTGCCCTACGACAACGCACGCAAATTCATCCGCAACCTGGCCGACCACAAGGGCCCGCTGGCGAGCTGGACCGCCTGGGTGGTGCCCAAGACCATGCGCCCGTCGGTCGCCGCCAAACAGGTCGGCATGACCGAGAAGGAACTGCGCGAGCTGAACAAGATCCCGCCCTTCATGTTGATCAAGGGCGGCTCGACACTGCTGGTGGAACGCCATGCGGTGAAACACCACCGGGACGTGTCGGCCGAGGTGGCCGACAACGCCGTGATGGCCTTGGCCCCCGACGTGCCGCCGGCGAAGCGCACCGTGGTGCGGGCCGGCTCGCGCGACAGCGTCGCCAGCATCGCAAGGCGCTACCGCCTCGACGCCGCGCAGGTGGCGCGCTGGAACCATGTCAGCCCCTCGTCGCGCTTCAAGCGCGGCGAACAGGTGGTGGTCTATCTGACGCCCAAGCGGGGCGCAGCCACCCGCACGGCCAGCACCCGGACAGCCGCCGCCAAGCAGACCCGCGCGGTGGCCCAGAAGCGGCCGTCGGCGGCGGCCGCCAAGGGGCGCACCGCCAAGGCCAACAAGTCGACGGGCAAGTCACGCGTCAAGGTAGCCCGCAACTGA
- a CDS encoding ABC transporter substrate-binding protein produces MTGPRPSALSPVLPCGTARALGRRRVLHTLGLGAVWLGAPGVSRAGSRGDRGRLRISMGQEESLCHLPVTVAWQLGYFRAEGLDVQLVEQADPKAAVASVVSGKAELASGPYLAVLKQQLQGQALQTMVLQGRAPKVAFGVSTRSLPGYRSPADLRGRRVGVAASGALSQALARACLAKGGLRASDVAWTGYTSMGEAAQALRQGELDALSHLDPAMTQLEQRGEVRVIADPRTPKGAHDVFGGPMPGTCVFGLPSYIEQQADVCQAVVFAVLRGLRWLQTAQPQDIIKTVPESQMMGDRALYLACFYKVRESYSPNGELGDAAMRTALKVAATLIDARGHDSQALLDRSHTNEFVLKARARLRA; encoded by the coding sequence ATGACAGGCCCGCGCCCCTCCGCCCTCTCGCCCGTGTTGCCCTGCGGCACCGCACGGGCGCTGGGCCGGCGCCGCGTGCTGCACACGCTCGGGCTGGGGGCCGTGTGGCTGGGGGCGCCGGGCGTCTCGCGTGCGGGCTCACGGGGCGACCGCGGCCGTTTGCGCATCAGCATGGGCCAGGAGGAGTCCTTGTGCCATCTGCCGGTCACGGTGGCGTGGCAACTGGGCTATTTCCGCGCCGAAGGCCTGGACGTGCAACTGGTCGAGCAGGCCGACCCCAAAGCGGCGGTCGCGTCGGTGGTGAGCGGCAAGGCCGAGCTGGCCTCCGGGCCCTACCTCGCGGTACTCAAGCAGCAATTGCAGGGACAGGCCCTGCAGACCATGGTGTTGCAAGGGCGCGCGCCCAAGGTCGCGTTCGGCGTGTCGACCCGCTCGCTGCCCGGCTACCGCAGCCCGGCCGATCTGCGCGGGCGGCGGGTGGGGGTGGCGGCGTCGGGCGCACTGTCGCAGGCGCTGGCGCGCGCCTGCCTGGCCAAGGGAGGCCTGCGCGCATCCGACGTGGCATGGACGGGCTACACCTCGATGGGCGAGGCGGCCCAGGCCCTGCGCCAAGGCGAGTTGGACGCCCTGAGCCATCTCGATCCGGCCATGACCCAGCTGGAGCAGCGGGGCGAGGTGAGGGTGATCGCCGACCCGCGCACACCGAAGGGCGCGCACGACGTGTTCGGCGGGCCGATGCCGGGCACCTGTGTGTTCGGGCTGCCGTCCTACATCGAGCAGCAGGCCGATGTCTGCCAGGCCGTCGTGTTCGCCGTGCTGCGAGGCCTGCGCTGGCTGCAGACGGCGCAGCCGCAGGACATCATCAAGACCGTGCCCGAGAGCCAGATGATGGGTGACCGGGCGCTGTACCTGGCGTGCTTCTACAAGGTGCGCGAGTCGTACTCGCCTAACGGCGAATTGGGCGACGCGGCGATGCGGACCGCACTGAAGGTGGCCGCGACGCTGATCGACGCCCGCGGCCACGACAGCCAGGCGCTGCTCGACCGCAGCCACACCAACGAGTTCGTGCTGAAAGCTCGGGCCCGTCTGCGGGCCTGA
- the gloB gene encoding hydroxyacylglutathione hydrolase yields the protein MELVALPAFADNYIWMLHDGREALVVDPGQAAPVIEALQARGLQLTGILVTHHHADHVGGLQALRPLLHGPVFGPAGETIPGAIRALKQGDRAVWREVGFDVIDVPGHTAGHIAYWTDGLGNEPVLFCGDTLFSAGCGRLFEGTPAQMYDSLGRLAALPGGTRVCCAHEYTLSNLRFAAAVEPDNRDIAEHLAHCRRLRDAGQPTLPSTLGLELQINPFLRCDQPAVVAAARAYGATSDDGVAVLAALRLWKNEFR from the coding sequence ATGGAACTGGTTGCTTTACCCGCCTTCGCCGACAACTACATCTGGATGCTGCACGATGGCCGTGAGGCCCTCGTCGTCGATCCAGGCCAAGCTGCGCCGGTGATCGAGGCCCTGCAAGCGCGCGGGCTTCAGCTGACCGGCATTCTAGTGACCCATCACCACGCGGACCATGTGGGCGGCCTGCAAGCGCTGCGGCCCCTGCTGCACGGGCCGGTGTTCGGCCCGGCCGGCGAAACCATACCCGGCGCCATCCGCGCGCTGAAGCAAGGCGATCGGGCGGTGTGGCGAGAGGTGGGATTCGACGTGATCGACGTGCCCGGCCACACGGCCGGCCACATCGCCTACTGGACGGACGGGCTCGGCAACGAGCCCGTGCTGTTCTGTGGCGACACGCTCTTTTCTGCCGGCTGCGGCCGGCTGTTCGAAGGCACGCCGGCCCAGATGTACGACTCGCTGGGCCGCCTTGCAGCCCTGCCGGGCGGCACCCGGGTGTGCTGCGCACACGAGTACACCTTGAGCAATCTGCGCTTCGCCGCCGCCGTCGAGCCCGACAACCGCGACATCGCCGAGCACCTGGCACACTGCCGGCGGCTGCGCGACGCGGGCCAGCCGACGCTGCCCAGCACGCTCGGCCTCGAACTCCAGATCAACCCTTTTTTGCGCTGTGACCAACCGGCGGTGGTCGCAGCAGCGAGGGCCTACGGCGCGACGAGCGACGACGGTGTCGCCGTGCTGGCCGCCCTCAGACTATGGAAAAACGAATTCCGATGA
- the recR gene encoding recombination mediator RecR — protein sequence MTMSSFDALVLALRKLPGVGPKSSTRMAFHLLQHDREAAHQIAQALDAAMRDVRHCQRCNTFTEAEVCDTCLDPQRNAAQLCVVETPADQAAVERTGSYQGLYFVLMGRLSPLDGIGPRDIGLDRLFERAADGEVREVIVATNFTAEGEATAHVLAEGLKSRGLKVTRLARGVPVGSELEYVDLGTIAHALVDRR from the coding sequence ATGACGATGTCGTCGTTCGACGCGCTGGTGCTGGCCCTGCGCAAGCTGCCCGGCGTGGGGCCGAAGTCGTCGACGCGGATGGCGTTTCACCTGTTGCAGCATGACCGCGAGGCGGCGCACCAGATCGCGCAAGCGCTCGATGCAGCCATGCGCGACGTGCGCCACTGTCAGCGCTGCAACACCTTCACTGAGGCGGAGGTGTGCGACACCTGCCTCGACCCGCAACGCAACGCGGCGCAGCTGTGTGTTGTCGAGACGCCGGCCGACCAGGCGGCGGTCGAACGCACCGGCAGCTACCAGGGCCTGTACTTCGTGCTGATGGGCCGGCTCAGCCCCCTCGACGGCATCGGCCCGCGCGACATCGGGCTGGACCGCTTGTTCGAGCGCGCGGCCGACGGTGAGGTGCGCGAAGTGATCGTGGCGACCAATTTCACCGCCGAAGGCGAAGCGACCGCCCATGTGCTGGCCGAAGGGCTGAAGAGCCGGGGGCTCAAGGTCACGCGGCTGGCCCGCGGGGTGCCGGTCGGCAGCGAACTCGAATACGTCGATCTCGGCACCATCGCGCACGCGCTGGTCGACCGGCGATGA
- a CDS encoding class I SAM-dependent methyltransferase yields MTQNGRIISLDEWLLTPAGRYLLAWEQQQLDRTVGDLFGFHAVQLGLPQLDGLGQNRMPHRWTAVDRLSLGDPATIQAPCGPPEGAPARVAGQPAPRALVTDFDALPFETQSLDLVVLPHTLELARDPHQTLREVDRVLVPEGKLVAIGLNPASLWGAQQRTAPLLSRLGMGTDFLPPRGDLIGYWRLRDWLRLLSFDIERGRFGCYRPALRSQQWLDRFGWMEPAGDRWWPVLGAVYFLVATKRVRGMRLIGPAWKQRQQSQRARAVAARREPISESSDASRR; encoded by the coding sequence ATGACGCAAAACGGCCGGATTATAAGTTTGGATGAGTGGTTGCTCACGCCGGCAGGCCGGTATTTGTTGGCGTGGGAGCAACAACAGCTGGACCGCACGGTGGGAGACCTGTTCGGATTTCACGCGGTGCAGCTCGGGCTGCCCCAGCTCGACGGGCTGGGCCAGAACCGCATGCCTCACCGTTGGACCGCGGTGGACCGCCTGTCACTGGGGGATCCTGCCACGATCCAGGCCCCGTGCGGACCGCCCGAGGGCGCGCCGGCCCGCGTCGCTGGACAGCCGGCGCCCCGCGCGCTCGTGACCGACTTCGACGCGTTGCCGTTCGAAACCCAGAGCCTCGACCTGGTGGTGCTGCCCCATACGCTGGAGCTGGCCCGCGACCCGCATCAGACGCTGAGGGAGGTCGACCGGGTGCTGGTGCCCGAAGGCAAGCTGGTCGCGATCGGGCTCAACCCGGCCAGCCTGTGGGGGGCCCAACAGCGCACGGCGCCGCTGTTGAGTCGGCTCGGGATGGGCACCGACTTCCTGCCACCGCGGGGCGACCTGATCGGCTACTGGCGTTTGCGCGATTGGTTGCGTCTGTTGAGCTTCGACATCGAACGCGGCCGCTTCGGTTGCTATCGCCCTGCTTTGCGCTCCCAGCAGTGGCTGGACCGTTTCGGCTGGATGGAGCCGGCCGGCGACCGCTGGTGGCCCGTGCTGGGGGCGGTCTACTTTCTGGTGGCGACCAAACGCGTGCGCGGGATGCGGTTGATCGGGCCGGCCTGGAAGCAGCGCCAGCAAAGCCAGCGTGCACGTGCCGTGGCGGCGCGGCGCGAGCCGATCAGCGAATCGAGCGATGCCAGCCGCCGTTGA
- a CDS encoding efflux RND transporter periplasmic adaptor subunit, which translates to MKKLHATVAVIGIAVASAAAYWWQHRSAAPGDAAVAAAAVPASGPARPGSAGPRAAGGGRGGGGAVAVEVAAARTVSLGEEAQAVGTLRSRQGVMLRPEVAGRIAALGFKDGQPVRRGQVLVQLDETLVAAQVRQAEAQVSIARANDKRNRELLAENFVSQASVDQTAANLEVANAQLALARAQQARMRIVAPFDGTAGIRLVNVGDYVNAGADLVNIEDLRTILVDFRLPERYLPQLKLGQSADVTLDALPQRRFEARIDAVEPQVDENGRSVLVRASIANSDGVLRPGMFARVGIALSTRQQAVVVPEEALLPQGGKQYVVKAVEAPAATDGGAAPQGQRVSQRVEVAIGARRQGLVEIVRGVNVGDTVVTAGHQRLARDGAALRIVELGAGAAEPAASEPQPQQGSGGAAARVGALNATATVR; encoded by the coding sequence ATGAAGAAATTGCATGCAACCGTTGCGGTCATCGGCATCGCCGTGGCCAGCGCCGCCGCCTACTGGTGGCAACACCGCTCTGCCGCGCCCGGTGATGCCGCCGTGGCCGCCGCTGCCGTGCCCGCGTCGGGCCCGGCGCGACCAGGTAGCGCAGGCCCGCGCGCGGCTGGCGGCGGCCGGGGCGGTGGCGGGGCGGTTGCCGTCGAGGTGGCTGCAGCGCGGACGGTGAGCCTGGGCGAAGAAGCGCAGGCGGTCGGCACGCTGCGCTCGCGCCAGGGCGTGATGTTGCGGCCCGAAGTGGCAGGCCGCATTGCTGCGCTGGGGTTCAAGGACGGCCAGCCGGTGCGCCGCGGGCAGGTGCTGGTGCAACTCGACGAGACGCTGGTGGCCGCGCAGGTGCGGCAGGCCGAGGCGCAGGTGAGCATCGCCCGGGCCAACGACAAGCGCAACCGCGAGCTGCTGGCCGAGAACTTCGTCAGCCAGGCCTCGGTCGACCAGACCGCCGCCAACCTCGAAGTCGCCAACGCGCAACTCGCGCTCGCCCGGGCCCAGCAGGCACGCATGCGCATCGTCGCGCCGTTCGACGGCACGGCAGGCATTCGGCTCGTCAATGTCGGTGACTATGTCAACGCCGGAGCCGACCTGGTGAACATCGAGGACTTGCGCACCATCCTGGTCGACTTCCGCCTGCCCGAACGCTACCTGCCCCAGCTGAAGCTGGGCCAATCGGCCGACGTCACGCTCGACGCCTTGCCACAGCGCCGTTTCGAGGCCCGCATCGATGCCGTGGAGCCGCAAGTGGACGAGAACGGCCGCTCGGTGCTGGTGCGCGCGAGCATCGCCAACAGCGACGGCGTGCTGCGCCCGGGCATGTTCGCGCGCGTGGGCATCGCGCTGTCGACGCGCCAGCAGGCCGTCGTGGTGCCGGAAGAAGCCTTGCTGCCGCAAGGCGGCAAGCAATACGTCGTCAAGGCGGTCGAGGCACCGGCGGCGACTGACGGCGGTGCCGCGCCGCAGGGGCAGCGCGTGTCGCAGCGCGTGGAGGTCGCGATCGGCGCACGCCGCCAGGGCCTGGTCGAGATCGTGCGCGGCGTGAACGTGGGCGACACGGTGGTGACCGCCGGCCACCAACGGCTGGCACGCGACGGTGCGGCCTTGCGCATCGTCGAACTGGGGGCCGGCGCCGCCGAACCCGCTGCCTCTGAGCCGCAGCCGCAGCAGGGCAGCGGGGGCGCGGCGGCACGGGTGGGTGCCTTGAATGCCACGGCCACGGTGCGCTGA
- a CDS encoding MAPEG family protein, giving the protein MTITLGCVLAAAMLPILSAWIAKWGQLGKRRSEGGYDNHDPRAWLARQQGWRQRANAAQANGFEALPFFIGAVAIAIATGAPAGRLDLLASAYIVLRLVYIACYVGDRATWRSLAWALAFGVNVAILFSGRAG; this is encoded by the coding sequence ATGACGATCACGCTAGGGTGTGTGCTGGCCGCGGCGATGCTGCCGATCTTGTCGGCCTGGATCGCGAAGTGGGGGCAGCTCGGCAAACGCCGCAGCGAAGGCGGCTACGACAACCACGACCCGCGCGCCTGGCTGGCACGTCAGCAAGGCTGGCGCCAACGCGCCAATGCGGCGCAGGCCAACGGCTTCGAAGCCTTGCCGTTTTTCATCGGCGCGGTGGCCATCGCGATCGCCACCGGCGCACCGGCCGGGCGCCTCGACCTGCTCGCTTCAGCCTATATCGTGTTGCGGCTGGTCTACATCGCCTGCTATGTCGGCGACCGTGCCACGTGGCGCAGCCTCGCCTGGGCACTCGCGTTCGGCGTCAACGTGGCGATCCTGTTCAGCGGCCGCGCCGGCTGA
- the rnhA gene encoding ribonuclease HI, producing the protein MATTGTTGITRPKVVIYTDGACKGNPGRGGWGAWLQSNGHEKELFGGEAVTTNNRMELTAVIEALASLKRTCEVSIYTDSEYVRKGITEWIHGWKKRGWKTADNKPVKNAELWQRLEALASLHHVQWHWVKGHAGDPGNERADQLANKGVASAA; encoded by the coding sequence ATGGCCACAACCGGCACGACAGGCATCACACGTCCCAAGGTCGTGATCTACACCGACGGCGCCTGCAAGGGCAACCCGGGGCGGGGCGGCTGGGGCGCCTGGCTGCAATCCAATGGCCACGAAAAGGAACTGTTTGGCGGCGAAGCGGTCACTACCAACAACCGCATGGAGTTGACGGCGGTCATCGAAGCGTTGGCAAGCCTAAAGCGCACCTGCGAAGTGTCGATCTACACCGACAGCGAGTACGTGCGCAAAGGCATCACCGAGTGGATCCACGGCTGGAAAAAGCGCGGCTGGAAAACAGCCGACAACAAGCCGGTGAAGAACGCGGAGTTGTGGCAGCGCCTGGAAGCCCTGGCGTCGCTGCATCACGTGCAGTGGCACTGGGTCAAAGGGCACGCCGGCGACCCGGGCAATGAGCGCGCGGACCAACTGGCCAACAAGGGCGTGGCCAGCGCGGCTTGA
- a CDS encoding efflux RND transporter permease subunit, which yields MQLAEVSVRRPVFATVLSLLLLLIGLVSFNRLQVREYPRIDEPVVTVATRLTGASSEVIESQVTKPLEDSIAGIDGVDIITSISRSEQSQISVRFKLEKNPDNAAADVRDRVSRVRGRLPEAVDEPVISKVEADASPTIWLAFTTEALSPLEVTDLANRIVKPRLQTVPGVADVIVRGERTQSMRIWLDPDQLAAYAVTVQDVEDALRKQNLEVPAGRIEGQQREFSVTAQTDLKTPAQFGEVALRQVNGYTVRLRDVARVEQGAASERSSVRLNGKSAVSLGVVRQATANPLEVSAGVRAMLPRLAEDLPPGVEVQSANDNSIFIDRSVKAVYSTIAEAVVLVALVVFVFLRTLRASIIPLVTIPVSLIGAFALMALAGFSINTLTLLALVLAIGLVVDDAIVVLENIYRHIEEGMAPFEAAIRGAKEIGFAVVAMTLTLAAVYAPLAFTPGRTGRLFVEFALTLAGAVVVSGFVALTLSPMMCSKLLRHNPKPSRFDRWMERSLDRLTGAYESVLGWTLARRWIVVLVMLASAGASWWLFQTTKSELAPMEDRATVLVNVSAPDGSTLGYTEKYMREIERIATAYPEFDRVFIVAGNPTVSQGISFLRTLDWEDRERSAMELARELQPKLSNLPGVNAFPVTPPSLGQGFRERSVNFVIVTSDSYDNLNQVAQQFLAEMNQNPGFVQPDSDLRLNKPEIFVDVDRERAADAGVAVDQIARTVETMLGGRNVTRYKQDAEQYDVVVQTGAGGRARPDDIERLFVRGRDGQMIPLSSLVTVKEAVAPRELNHFNQRRSVSLTANLAPGYSLGEALAFMDETAARLLEPGYSTELNGVSREFRSSSGALAVVFVLALLFIFLVLAAQFESFVDPFVILLSVPLSMAGALLALKLSGGTLNVYSQIGLITLVGLITKHGILIVEFANQQRQQGQGVLEAVRHAAAMRLRPILMTTGAMVLGALPLALAEGAGAESRQQIGWVIVGGMSLGTLLTIFVVPTMYTLFARKSTPGPITTPVAVSSAEGH from the coding sequence ATGCAACTCGCCGAAGTGTCTGTCCGCCGGCCGGTCTTCGCGACCGTGCTGTCGCTGTTGCTGCTGTTGATCGGCCTGGTGTCCTTCAACCGCTTGCAGGTGCGCGAATACCCGCGCATCGACGAGCCGGTGGTGACGGTGGCCACACGTTTGACCGGCGCGTCGTCGGAGGTGATCGAGTCGCAGGTGACCAAACCGCTGGAAGACTCGATCGCCGGCATCGACGGGGTGGACATCATCACCTCGATCTCGCGCTCCGAACAAAGCCAGATCTCGGTGCGCTTCAAGCTCGAGAAGAACCCCGACAACGCGGCCGCCGACGTGCGCGACCGGGTGTCCCGGGTGCGCGGCCGCCTGCCGGAGGCGGTGGACGAACCGGTCATCTCCAAGGTGGAGGCGGATGCCTCGCCGACCATCTGGCTGGCCTTCACCACCGAGGCCTTGTCGCCGCTGGAGGTCACCGACCTGGCCAACCGCATCGTCAAGCCGCGGCTCCAGACGGTGCCGGGGGTGGCCGACGTGATCGTCCGCGGTGAACGTACGCAGTCGATGCGCATCTGGCTCGACCCCGACCAATTGGCCGCCTACGCCGTCACGGTGCAGGACGTCGAAGACGCCTTGCGCAAGCAAAACCTGGAAGTGCCCGCCGGCCGCATCGAAGGCCAGCAGCGCGAGTTCAGCGTGACGGCGCAGACCGACCTGAAGACGCCGGCCCAGTTCGGCGAGGTGGCCCTGCGCCAGGTGAACGGCTACACGGTGCGGCTGCGCGACGTCGCGCGCGTCGAGCAGGGCGCCGCCAGCGAACGCTCGAGCGTGAGGTTGAACGGCAAATCGGCGGTGTCGCTCGGCGTGGTGCGCCAGGCGACCGCCAACCCGCTCGAAGTGTCGGCCGGTGTGCGCGCGATGCTGCCGCGCCTGGCCGAGGACCTGCCGCCTGGCGTGGAAGTGCAGTCCGCCAACGACAACTCCATCTTCATCGACCGCTCGGTGAAGGCGGTCTACTCGACGATCGCCGAGGCGGTGGTGCTGGTGGCGTTGGTGGTGTTCGTGTTCCTGCGCACCTTGCGCGCCTCCATCATCCCGCTGGTGACGATACCGGTCAGCCTGATCGGCGCCTTCGCGCTGATGGCGCTGGCCGGCTTCTCGATCAACACGCTGACGCTGCTGGCCCTGGTGCTCGCGATCGGCCTGGTGGTCGACGACGCCATCGTGGTGCTCGAGAACATCTATCGGCACATCGAAGAGGGCATGGCGCCGTTCGAGGCCGCCATCCGCGGGGCCAAGGAAATCGGCTTCGCGGTGGTCGCGATGACGCTGACGCTGGCCGCCGTCTATGCGCCGCTCGCCTTCACGCCGGGGCGCACCGGGCGGCTGTTCGTCGAGTTCGCGCTGACGCTGGCGGGCGCGGTGGTGGTGTCGGGTTTCGTGGCCTTGACGCTGTCGCCGATGATGTGTTCGAAGCTGCTGCGCCACAACCCCAAGCCGTCGCGCTTCGACCGCTGGATGGAGCGCAGCCTCGACCGGCTCACCGGCGCCTATGAATCGGTGCTGGGCTGGACGCTGGCCCGTCGCTGGATCGTGGTGTTGGTGATGCTGGCCAGTGCTGGCGCGAGCTGGTGGCTGTTCCAGACCACCAAAAGCGAGCTGGCGCCGATGGAGGACCGCGCGACGGTGCTTGTCAACGTCAGCGCGCCGGATGGCTCCACGCTCGGCTACACCGAGAAGTACATGCGCGAGATCGAGCGCATCGCGACGGCCTATCCCGAGTTCGACCGGGTCTTCATCGTCGCCGGCAATCCGACGGTGTCGCAGGGCATCTCCTTTCTGCGCACCCTCGACTGGGAAGACCGTGAGCGTTCCGCGATGGAACTGGCACGCGAGCTGCAGCCGAAGTTGTCCAACCTGCCGGGGGTCAACGCCTTCCCGGTGACGCCGCCATCGCTCGGCCAGGGGTTTCGGGAGCGTTCGGTCAACTTCGTGATCGTGACGTCGGACAGCTATGACAACCTGAACCAGGTGGCGCAGCAGTTCCTGGCCGAGATGAACCAGAACCCCGGCTTCGTCCAGCCCGACTCCGACCTGCGCCTGAACAAGCCCGAGATCTTCGTCGACGTGGACCGCGAACGCGCGGCCGACGCCGGCGTGGCGGTCGACCAGATCGCCCGCACCGTCGAGACCATGCTGGGCGGGCGCAACGTGACGCGGTACAAGCAGGATGCCGAGCAGTACGACGTGGTGGTGCAGACAGGGGCCGGCGGCCGGGCCCGGCCCGACGACATCGAGCGCTTGTTCGTGCGCGGCCGCGACGGCCAGATGATCCCGCTGTCGTCGCTGGTCACCGTCAAGGAGGCGGTGGCACCGCGCGAGCTGAACCACTTCAACCAGCGCCGCTCGGTCAGCCTGACCGCCAACCTGGCGCCCGGCTATTCGCTGGGCGAGGCCCTGGCCTTCATGGACGAGACCGCCGCCCGCCTGCTCGAGCCGGGCTACTCGACCGAGCTGAACGGCGTCTCGCGCGAGTTCCGGTCGTCGAGCGGGGCGCTGGCGGTGGTGTTCGTGCTGGCGCTGCTGTTCATCTTTTTGGTGCTGGCGGCGCAGTTCGAGAGCTTCGTCGACCCCTTCGTGATCCTGCTGTCGGTGCCGCTGTCGATGGCCGGCGCCTTGCTCGCGCTGAAGTTGAGCGGCGGCACGCTCAATGTCTATTCGCAGATCGGGCTGATCACGCTGGTGGGCCTGATCACCAAGCACGGCATCCTGATCGTCGAGTTCGCCAACCAGCAGCGCCAGCAGGGGCAGGGTGTGCTCGAGGCGGTGCGGCATGCCGCCGCAATGCGTTTGCGACCGATTTTGATGACCACCGGCGCCATGGTGCTGGGCGCCTTGCCGTTGGCGCTGGCCGAGGGGGCGGGCGCCGAGAGCCGTCAGCAGATCGGCTGGGTCATCGTCGGCGGCATGTCGCTCGGCACGCTGTTGACCATCTTCGTGGTGCCGACGATGTACACCTTGTTCGCACGCAAGAGCACGCCGGGCCCGATCACGACGCCCGTTGCGGTGTCGTCGGCCGAAGGGCACTGA